A single region of the Gossypium arboreum isolate Shixiya-1 chromosome 12, ASM2569848v2, whole genome shotgun sequence genome encodes:
- the LOC108477313 gene encoding beta-carotene 3-hydroxylase, chloroplastic, whose translation MAAGLSAAVPLKPFLSFHPSHKPRLVFNPLLRLPQLTHGARKETRLSICFVLEEQKDVEPLTLVNLVEEGSGSEDFGNKQILIPPHVAEKLARKKSERFTYLVAAVMSSFGITSMAIMAVYYRFSWQMEGGEVPLSEMFGTFALSVGAAVGMEFWARWAHRALWHASLWHMHESHHRPREGPFELNDVFAIINAVPAIALLSYGFFNKGLVPGLCFGAGLGITVFGMAYMFVHDGLVHKRFPVGPIADVPYFRKVAAAHQLHHSEKFQGVPYGLFLGPKELEEVGGLEELEKEINRRIKSSKSL comes from the exons ATGGCGGCTGGCTTATCCGCCGCCGTACCCCTTAAACCTTTCCTTTCATTTCATCCCTCACACAAGCCAAGGCTAGTTTTCAACCCTCTACTTCGCCTCCCACAGCTAACACACGGTGCTCGAAAGGAGACAAGGCTTTCCATTTGTTTCGTGTTGGAGGAACAAAAAGATGTTGAACCCCTGACCTTAGTGAATCTAGTAGAAGAAGGATCCGGTTCCGAGGATTTTGGGAACAAACAGATCTTAATACCTCCACATGTGGCGGAGAAATTAGCTAGAAAAAAATCCGAAAGGTTCACTTACTTGGTCGCTGCTGTCATGTCTAGTTTCGGTATCACTTCCATGGCTATTATGGCTGTTTATTATAGATTTTCATGGCAAATGGAG ggAGGAGAAGTGCCTCTGTCTGAAATGTTCGGCACATTTGCCCTATCTGTTGGCGCCGCC GTAGGCATGGAGTTTTGGGCTAGATGGGCACATCGAGCTCTCTGGCATGCTTCCTTATGGCATATGCATGAG TCTCACCATCGACCAAGAGAAGGTCCGTTCGAACTAAACGACGTTTTCGCCATTATAAACGCCGTTCCAGCTATAGCCCTTCTGTCTTACGGTTTCTTCAACAAAGGACTTGTACCTGGTCTATGTTTTGGTGCT GGGCTTGGGATTACTGTGTTTGGAATGGCTTACATGTTCGTCCACGATGGTCTCGTGCATAAGAGATTCCCGGTGGGACCTATTGCCGACGTGCCTTATTTCAGAAAGGTTGCTGCGGCTCACCAG CTCCATCATTCAGAAAAATTCCAAGGTGTCCCATATGGGCTGTTTCTAGGACCTAAG GAACTAGAGGAAGTGGGTGGACTTGAAGAATTGGAGAAAGAGATCAATAGAAGAATAAAATCTAGCAAGAGTTTATGA